The Streptomyces sp. NBC_00440 genome contains a region encoding:
- a CDS encoding GlxA family transcriptional regulator, producing MSALARLVVIVLFEGVDLLDITGPPEVFSLVQRETGGAAGYEVVLAAETLDPVTTSAGVRVLPDITFQEASTRSIDTLLVPGAVESDSHRRVHALTDPAVVGRVRTLAARTRRVTSVCVGAHLLAAAGLLDGKRATTHWSTAQQLAADHPEVEVDADPIFIRDGDVWTGAGISACLDLALALVADDFGEALALRVARQLVMYLKRPSGQSQFSVPLEPVSTTRRVDDLRHHIMRNIGEPLTVADLAAYAHVGERQLTRIFKAELGTTPSAYVESARVEVARNQLESTDATLERIVSSCGFGTTDTLVRAFRRRLDTTPTEYRRRFRADVG from the coding sequence ATGAGCGCCCTCGCACGGCTCGTCGTCATCGTCCTCTTCGAGGGCGTCGACCTCCTCGACATCACCGGACCACCCGAGGTGTTCTCCCTCGTGCAACGGGAGACCGGCGGCGCGGCGGGATACGAGGTCGTCCTCGCCGCCGAGACCCTGGACCCCGTCACCACATCGGCGGGTGTGCGCGTACTCCCCGACATCACCTTTCAAGAGGCGTCCACGCGGAGCATCGACACCCTGCTGGTCCCCGGCGCGGTCGAATCCGACAGCCACCGCCGTGTCCACGCCCTCACCGACCCCGCCGTGGTCGGCCGGGTGAGGACGCTCGCCGCCAGGACACGGCGGGTCACATCCGTCTGTGTCGGGGCGCATCTCCTCGCCGCCGCCGGTCTGCTCGACGGCAAGCGCGCCACCACCCACTGGTCGACCGCGCAGCAACTGGCAGCCGATCACCCGGAAGTCGAAGTCGACGCCGACCCGATCTTCATCCGCGACGGCGACGTGTGGACCGGCGCGGGGATCAGCGCCTGCCTCGACCTGGCACTCGCCCTGGTCGCCGACGATTTCGGCGAGGCCCTCGCGCTGCGTGTCGCCCGGCAGCTCGTGATGTATCTGAAGCGGCCGAGTGGGCAGAGCCAGTTCAGCGTGCCCCTGGAGCCGGTCTCCACGACACGGCGCGTGGATGACCTCCGGCACCACATCATGCGCAACATCGGCGAACCGCTCACCGTGGCGGACCTCGCCGCGTACGCCCATGTCGGCGAGCGGCAGCTCACCCGGATCTTCAAGGCCGAACTCGGCACGACCCCGAGCGCCTATGTCGAGTCGGCGCGCGTCGAAGTGGCGCGCAACCAGCTCGAATCCACCGACGCGACCCTGGAACGCATCGTGTCCAGCTGCGGGTTCGGCACG
- a CDS encoding cysteine hydrolase family protein, with product MATTTLRELNGLDETPASLADATLILVDYQNTYVSGVMELTGWRAALDSAAALLGRAREAGAKVIHVIHDGGPGTPYDIRAETGRIHPSVAPVEGEPVVVKTAPNAFVGTDLGEHVDAAGHQDVIIAGFMTHMCVTFTAEGAFLRGNRPTVVADACATRPLRPAGAGAGAGAGTELSADQIHHSALATITDLYGVVVTSGKL from the coding sequence ATGGCTACGACGACTCTGCGCGAGCTGAACGGTCTCGACGAGACGCCCGCTTCGCTCGCCGATGCGACCCTGATCCTCGTCGACTACCAGAACACCTACGTCAGCGGTGTCATGGAGCTGACGGGCTGGCGGGCCGCGCTCGACTCCGCCGCCGCACTGCTGGGGAGGGCCCGGGAGGCCGGCGCGAAGGTCATCCACGTCATCCACGACGGCGGCCCCGGCACCCCGTACGACATCCGGGCGGAGACCGGCCGGATCCACCCCTCCGTGGCCCCGGTCGAGGGCGAGCCCGTCGTCGTCAAGACGGCCCCGAACGCCTTCGTCGGCACCGACCTGGGCGAGCACGTCGACGCCGCAGGCCACCAGGACGTCATCATCGCCGGGTTCATGACCCATATGTGCGTGACGTTCACCGCCGAGGGAGCCTTCCTGCGCGGCAACAGGCCCACCGTCGTCGCCGACGCCTGCGCCACCCGCCCCCTCCGCCCGGCAGGTGCCGGAGCAGGTGCCGGAGCGGGCACCGAGCTGAGCGCCGACCAGATCCACCACAGCGCGCTCGCGACGATCACCGACCTCTACGGGGTCGTCGTCACGTCCGGGAAGCTCTGA
- a CDS encoding HAD family hydrolase → MIRENLRDRITSTRYVLFGFDGPLCRLFGPSAERAASDGMRTFLEERGITALAPDADLGGLAGPLDILRTVGMLHPDSDLVADLEEWLTRQEQRAAAGAWPTMYVDGVVRTWAATGGRLAVTTNHSPRAVREYVTGRGLDECFGPHIHGRAAADLQLLKPHPHMLEQALTGLGADRATTLVIGDSVPDLRAAQEVGLPFLGYATNDAAVDELASAGADLVLNTWEPVLDILWGR, encoded by the coding sequence GTGATCCGTGAGAACCTCCGAGACCGGATCACCTCGACACGGTATGTGCTGTTCGGCTTCGACGGCCCGCTCTGCCGGCTGTTCGGCCCGAGCGCCGAGCGGGCCGCTTCCGACGGGATGCGGACCTTCCTGGAGGAGCGCGGGATCACCGCTCTCGCCCCGGACGCGGACCTCGGCGGGCTCGCCGGTCCGCTCGACATCCTGCGTACGGTCGGGATGCTCCACCCGGACAGTGATCTCGTGGCCGACCTGGAGGAGTGGCTGACGCGCCAGGAGCAGCGCGCCGCCGCCGGGGCGTGGCCCACGATGTACGTGGACGGCGTCGTCCGCACCTGGGCGGCGACCGGCGGCCGGCTGGCCGTCACCACGAACCACTCGCCCCGTGCGGTGCGCGAGTACGTGACCGGCCGGGGCCTCGACGAGTGCTTCGGGCCGCACATCCACGGCCGGGCGGCGGCGGACCTCCAGCTGCTCAAGCCGCATCCGCACATGCTGGAGCAGGCACTGACGGGGCTGGGCGCGGACCGCGCGACGACGCTGGTGATCGGCGACTCGGTGCCTGACCTGCGAGCGGCCCAGGAGGTCGGCCTGCCGTTCCTCGGCTACGCCACGAACGACGCGGCCGTCGACGAGCTCGCCTCGGCGGGAGCCGACCTGGTGCTCAACACCTGGGAGCCGGTCCTGGACATCCTGTGGGGCCGGTAG
- a CDS encoding phosphotransferase: MPDVARGASGRTADSWDLLYRAAGEGEPLSGYYHRNYRVGLPPDLAAAVSLPAGTPVKVRAPIPEAVQFNLRIWPEGELLRAIAGRVDGSPRVLADRPGFTVHSFAQGVPLSGRYGAGRRPGRGYTARLEALFRQTAAVPSHALPPLPGGWPADGDCGGFLRTLVDFTESEVKGRSSRAHQELFAALGVGDGALGRLRERAAGLGERPFTLLHTDSHAGNLIVGPDGELSLIDWELALYGDPVYEIAAHLGRMRYATGRRRRAALRAWRSAVAVSCPGALSGHRGALRVYLDFERLLSVHIDVIRLTLALPHRAGPVELMATAERILVLLAAARGPLGLRRVPDAERIAAACAVWQRNERDVTRMWNGRAETGVLTYGQTHSQRSSPSGPQPKRNVVEEPRKWFDAVRTAKGPDLGSLSE; this comes from the coding sequence ATGCCTGATGTAGCCCGCGGCGCCTCCGGCCGCACGGCCGACAGCTGGGACCTGCTGTACCGAGCCGCCGGTGAGGGGGAACCCCTCAGCGGCTACTACCACCGGAACTACCGCGTGGGGCTGCCACCCGACCTCGCCGCCGCGGTGTCGCTCCCCGCCGGTACGCCCGTGAAGGTGCGCGCGCCCATCCCCGAAGCGGTGCAGTTCAATCTGCGGATCTGGCCGGAGGGTGAACTGCTCCGTGCCATCGCGGGACGGGTGGACGGCAGCCCGCGGGTGCTCGCCGACCGGCCGGGCTTCACCGTGCACTCCTTCGCGCAGGGCGTGCCGCTCTCCGGCCGGTACGGGGCCGGCCGCCGCCCCGGGCGCGGCTACACGGCGCGACTGGAGGCGCTCTTCCGGCAGACGGCCGCAGTCCCGTCCCACGCGCTGCCGCCGCTTCCCGGCGGCTGGCCGGCGGACGGGGACTGCGGCGGGTTCCTGCGTACGCTCGTCGACTTCACCGAGTCCGAGGTCAAGGGCCGCAGCAGCCGGGCCCACCAGGAGCTGTTCGCCGCGCTCGGAGTGGGGGACGGCGCGCTCGGGAGGCTGCGGGAGCGGGCGGCGGGACTGGGCGAGCGGCCGTTCACGCTGCTGCACACGGACTCCCACGCCGGGAATCTGATCGTGGGCCCGGACGGAGAACTCTCCCTGATCGACTGGGAGTTGGCGCTGTACGGCGACCCGGTATACGAGATCGCCGCCCATCTCGGACGGATGCGGTACGCCACCGGCCGCCGGCGGAGGGCCGCGCTCCGGGCGTGGCGGTCGGCGGTCGCGGTGAGCTGCCCCGGCGCGCTGAGCGGCCACCGGGGCGCGCTGCGGGTCTATCTGGACTTCGAGCGGCTGCTCTCCGTCCACATCGATGTGATCCGGCTGACGCTGGCCCTGCCGCACCGGGCGGGCCCGGTGGAGCTCATGGCGACCGCGGAGCGGATCCTCGTTCTGCTCGCCGCCGCGCGGGGGCCGCTCGGGCTGCGCAGGGTGCCGGACGCGGAACGGATCGCGGCGGCGTGTGCGGTGTGGCAGCGGAACGAGAGGGATGTCACCCGGATGTGGAACGGCCGGGCGGAGACTGGCGTCTTGACGTACGGACAGACGCATTCGCAGAGAAGTTCGCCGAGCGGTCCGCAGCCAAAACGGAACGTGGTGGAAGAGCCGCGGAAGTGGTTCGATGCAGTCAGGACCGCGAAGGGTCCGGACCTGGGGAGCCTGTCCGAGTGA
- a CDS encoding tectonin domain-containing protein, translating to MADWVKVAGSLTAISAGSRTTVWGVNGASAIYRYTNYDANPWINIPGGLSDIGAGADGTVWGVNSGNQIYRYTGDQNDPGPWKGISGSLVRIDAGSRTNVWGVDSASAIYRYTNHDANPWIKIPGALSDIGAGADGTVWGVNGGNQVFRYTGDQDGSNPWKSVNGSLKRIAVGSRTNVWGVDPAGSIYRYTNNDASGGNPWIKIPGTATDIAAGADGTVWHINSGNEIYRYTGDQPS from the coding sequence ATGGCGGATTGGGTGAAGGTGGCGGGCAGTCTCACTGCCATCTCAGCGGGGTCCAGGACGACGGTGTGGGGCGTGAACGGGGCGAGCGCCATCTACCGGTACACCAACTACGACGCCAACCCCTGGATCAACATCCCCGGGGGCCTGAGTGACATCGGCGCGGGCGCCGACGGCACCGTGTGGGGCGTCAACAGCGGCAACCAGATCTACCGGTACACCGGCGATCAGAACGACCCGGGCCCGTGGAAGGGCATCTCCGGCAGCCTGGTCCGCATCGACGCGGGCTCCCGGACGAACGTGTGGGGAGTGGACTCCGCCAGTGCCATCTACCGGTACACGAACCACGACGCCAACCCGTGGATCAAGATCCCGGGGGCGCTGAGCGACATCGGAGCGGGCGCGGACGGCACGGTGTGGGGAGTGAACGGCGGGAACCAGGTCTTCCGGTACACCGGGGACCAGGACGGCTCGAACCCGTGGAAGAGCGTCAACGGCAGTCTCAAGCGCATCGCGGTGGGCTCCCGGACCAATGTGTGGGGTGTCGATCCCGCCGGCAGCATCTACCGGTACACCAACAACGACGCCAGCGGCGGCAACCCGTGGATCAAGATCCCCGGCACTGCCACCGACATCGCCGCGGGCGCCGACGGCACCGTGTGGCACATCAACAGCGGCAACGAGATCTACCGGTACACCGGCGACCAGCCGAGCTGA
- a CDS encoding HAD family hydrolase → MRISATDVLPSSDATSTSTSTPVHALTPAAGLRALLSRASLVLWDFDGPVCGLFAGLRAPAIAAELRAMAAVRLPHWSEPDEPHDPLAVLRRAHDAFPSDPDGLVSALRKRLEELETEAAATAEPTPGAFDLMEALLTAGKQLVIATNNSEAAARAYLELHGIEKYFGAVVGRHDDPRLMKPHPYCLERLLAETGTAAADGLMIGDSPADARAATSIGVPFVGYGTGSVKLLRLRGAGAEYFVADLAAMTEAVGG, encoded by the coding sequence ATGCGGATTTCGGCGACTGACGTGCTGCCCTCCTCCGATGCCACCTCCACTTCCACCTCCACCCCTGTCCACGCCCTCACCCCCGCCGCCGGGCTGCGGGCGCTGCTCTCCCGTGCCTCGCTGGTCCTCTGGGACTTCGACGGGCCGGTCTGCGGGCTGTTCGCCGGGCTGCGCGCCCCGGCGATCGCCGCCGAACTGCGTGCCATGGCCGCCGTGCGACTGCCGCACTGGTCGGAACCGGACGAGCCGCACGATCCCCTCGCGGTGCTCCGGCGTGCGCACGACGCCTTCCCCAGCGACCCGGACGGACTGGTCTCCGCCCTGCGCAAGCGGCTGGAGGAGCTGGAGACGGAGGCGGCGGCCACCGCGGAGCCCACGCCCGGCGCGTTCGACCTGATGGAAGCGCTGCTGACGGCCGGCAAGCAACTGGTCATCGCGACCAACAACAGCGAGGCCGCCGCCCGCGCTTATCTCGAACTGCACGGAATCGAGAAGTACTTCGGCGCGGTCGTGGGGCGGCACGACGATCCGCGGCTGATGAAACCGCATCCGTACTGCCTGGAACGGCTGCTCGCGGAGACCGGTACGGCAGCCGCTGACGGGCTGATGATCGGGGACTCGCCGGCTGACGCTCGCGCGGCCACCTCGATCGGCGTTCCGTTCGTGGGGTACGGCACCGGGTCCGTGAAGCTGCTGCGGCTCAGGGGCGCGGGCGCGGAGTACTTCGTGGCGGACCTGGCCGCCATGACGGAGGCGGTCGGGGGCTGA
- a CDS encoding winged helix-turn-helix domain-containing protein, producing MAPRDAGSTDSRKFQVIADDLRTEIADGVHRVGRQLPSQRELQATYGVSRETVGRALEVLRAEGLISSSRGRPATVTEGHGVAAAAHPVPSAQPAQVTLQPRLRAAFEAEEITMDVLSLTSETMAQHLGAQVARISDGEIGPQSIALRLMLPDITGIRLAFPRGVEDPDDDRPRKRHRDMVINHARSLRHSLLRLRHQGLVPEVSVQIRTVPFTPPLKLYLLNKDQLLEGYYTLEQWTPEPIDGVEVTILDSLGVGATLFPYTKPGQALKVEAAQKFFDSYWDQLAQDADFGD from the coding sequence GTGGCCCCACGTGACGCAGGCAGCACAGACAGCAGGAAGTTCCAGGTCATCGCGGACGACCTGCGGACCGAGATCGCCGACGGCGTCCACCGGGTGGGCCGCCAACTGCCCTCGCAGCGCGAACTCCAGGCCACCTATGGCGTTTCGCGCGAGACCGTCGGCCGGGCACTCGAAGTACTCAGGGCCGAGGGGCTGATCTCGTCCAGCCGGGGCCGCCCCGCGACCGTGACCGAGGGCCACGGTGTGGCGGCCGCCGCGCACCCCGTACCGTCCGCGCAGCCCGCGCAGGTCACTCTCCAGCCCAGGCTGCGGGCCGCCTTCGAGGCCGAGGAGATCACGATGGACGTGCTCTCGCTGACGTCGGAGACGATGGCCCAGCACCTCGGCGCACAGGTCGCCCGGATCAGCGACGGCGAGATCGGGCCGCAGAGCATCGCACTGCGGCTGATGCTCCCCGACATCACCGGGATACGGCTCGCCTTCCCGCGGGGGGTCGAGGACCCCGATGACGACCGGCCGCGCAAGCGCCACCGCGACATGGTGATCAACCACGCCAGGTCGCTGCGCCACTCGCTGCTGCGACTGCGCCACCAGGGACTGGTCCCCGAGGTCTCGGTGCAGATCCGGACCGTGCCCTTCACCCCGCCGCTGAAGTTGTACCTGCTGAACAAGGACCAGCTGCTGGAGGGCTACTACACCCTGGAGCAGTGGACACCTGAGCCCATCGACGGCGTGGAGGTCACCATCCTCGACTCGCTCGGTGTGGGCGCGACGCTCTTCCCGTACACCAAGCCCGGACAGGCACTGAAGGTGGAAGCGGCGCAGAAATTCTTCGACTCCTACTGGGACCAGCTGGCCCAAGATGCGGATTTCGGCGACTGA